Proteins from one Camelina sativa cultivar DH55 chromosome 8, Cs, whole genome shotgun sequence genomic window:
- the LOC104706661 gene encoding probable manganese-transporting ATPase PDR2 isoform X1, producing MSSFRVGGKVVEKVDLCRKKHWVWRLDVWPFAILYSLWLTTIVPSIDFTDAFIAFGALAASHILVLLFTAWSVDFKCFVHFSKVTSIDQADACKVTPAKFSGSKEVVPLHFRSQMTGSASSGDLEEIFFDFRKQRFIYSRELGAFSKLPYPTKETFGHYLKCTGHGTEAKVAAATEKWGRNVFDYPQPTFQKLMKENCMEPFFVFQVFCVGLWCLDEFWYYSVFTLFMLFMFESTMAKSRLKTLTDLRRVRVDSQTVMVYRCGKWVKLLGTDLLPGDVVSIGRPSTHTGGEDKTVPADMLLLVGSAIVNEAILTGESTPQWKVPTVGVGSDEKLSIKRDKNHVLFGGTKILQHSPDKSFSLKTPDGGCLAVVLRTGFETSQGKLMRTILFSTERVTANSWESGLFILFLVVFAVIAAGYVLVKGLEDPTRSKYKLLLGCSLIITSVIPPELPMELSIAVNTSLIALARRGIFCTEPFRIPFAGKVDLCCFDKTGTLTSDDMEFRGVGGLSNCEEAETDMSKVPVRTLEILASCHALVFVDNKLVGDPLEKAALKGIDWSYKADEKALPRRGNGNSVQIMQRYHFASHLKRMSVIVRIQEEYLVFVKGAPETIQDRLVDVPAQYIETYKRYTRQGSRVLALAYKRLPDMMVSEARDMERDAVESDLTFAGFAVFNCPIRADSATVLLELKNSSHDLVMITGDQALTACHVAGQVHIVSNPVLILGRSGTGDKYNWVSPDEKEIIPYSAKDIETLAETHDLCIGGDSIEMLQATSAVLLVIPFVKVFARVAPQQKELILTTFKAVGRGTLMCGDGTNDVGALKQAHVGVALLNTIPPSSPSESKDDKSKSKKSKTLLEPASKTTIQNGEGSSKGKIPSQNRHLTAAELQRQKLKKMMDELNSEDGDGRSAPLVKLGDASMASPFTAKHASVAPVTDIIRQGRSTLVTTLQMFKILGLNCLATAYVLSVMYLDGVKLGDVQATISGVLTAAFFLFISHARPLQTLSAERPHPSVFSLYLFLSLLGQFAVHLTFLIYSVKEAEKHMPEECIEPDASFHPNLVNTVSYMVSMMLQVATFAVNYMGHPFNQSIRENKPFFYALVAGAGFFTVIASDLFRDLNDSLKLVPLPQGLRDKLLLWASLMFIICYSWERLLRWAFPGKISSWKHKQRAVTANLEKKKKV from the exons atGTCGAGCTTTCGCGTGGGAGGGAAGGTAGTGGAGAAGGTTGATTTGTGTAGGAAGAAACACTGGGTGTGGCGTTTGGACGTTTGGCCTTTTGCGATTCTCTATTCACTATGGTTGACTACGATCGTGCCCAGCATAGACTTCACTGATGCTTTCATTGCGTTTGGTGCTCTTGCTGCTTCCCACATCTTAGTCTTGCTTTTCACTGCCTGGTCTGTCGATTTCAAGTGTTTTGTCCACTTTAGCAAG GTTACCAGTATCGACCAGGCTGATGCATGTAAAGTTACCCCAGCCAAATTTTCTGGCTCTAAAGAAGTTGTGCCTCTTCATTTTCGTAGCCAA ATGACAGGTTCGGCATCCTCGGGAGACCTGGAAGAAATTTTCTTTGACTTCAGGAAGCAGCGTTTTATTTACTCAAGAGAGCTAGGAGCCTTTTCCAAGCTTCCTTACCCCACAAAGGAAACATTTGGTCATTATTTGAAATGTACTGGTCATGGTACTGAAGCTAAAGTTGCCGCTGCCACTGAGAAGTGGGGAAGGAATGT ATTTGATTATCCGCAACCTACATTCCAGAAGCTAATGAAAGAAAACTGCATGGAACCATTTTTTGTATTTCAG GTTTTCTGTGTGGGTCTTTGGTGCTTGGATGAATTCTGGTACTACAGTGTGTTCACACTATTCATGCTTTTCATGTTCGAGTCAACAATGGCCAAAAGCCGCTTGAAGACATTAACCGACCTAAGACGTGTTAGGGTGGACAGTCAGACCGTGATGGTGTATCGATGCGGGAA GTGGGTGAAGCTCTTAGGTACAGATCTGCTTCCAGGAGATGTTGTGTCCATTGGGCGACCTTCAACTCATACTGGAGGAGAGGATAAGACAGTACCAGCAGACATGCTTTTACTGGTAGGAAGTGCTATTGTAAATGAAGCCATTTTGACAGGCGAGTCAACTCCCCAATGGAAG GTTCCAACTGTTGGCGTAGGATCTGATGAAAAATTATCGATCAAAAGGGATAAGAATCATGTTTTATTTGGCGGTACTAAAATCTTGCAACATTCACCTGACAAG TCCTTCTCTCTGAAAACCCCTGATGGTGGTTGTCTAGCTGTTGTTCTCCGAACTGGATTTGAGACGAGCCAAGGAAAACTAATGAggacaattttgttttctacagAAAGG GTGACTGCAAACAGCTGGGAGAGTGGTCTGTTCATATTATTTCTAGTGGTATTTGCCGTGATAGCTGCGGGTTATGTTCTTGTAAAG GGTCTCGAGGATCCTACAAGGAGCAAATATAAGCTTTTGCTAGGCTGTTCACTCATCATCACCTCAGTGATCCCACCGGAATTGCCTATGGAATTATCCATTGCTGTTAATACATCATTAATTGCTCTTGCACGACGTGGAATATTTTGCACAGAGCCTTTTAGGATCCCTTTTGCTGGGAAG GTTGATCTGTGTTGTTTCGATAAGACTGGTACACTCACGTCAGATGACATG GAGTTCCGAGGAGTTGGGGGATTGTCTAATTGTGAAGAAGCAGAGACTGATATGAGCAAGGTTCCTGTACGCACATTGGAGATTTTGGCTTCTTGTCATGCCTTGGTCTTTGTAGACAACAAGCTG GTTGGTGATCCACTTGAGAAGGCTGCACTTAAAGGAATTGACTGGAGTTACAAAGCTGATGAAAAGGCCTTGCCTAGAAG AGGAAACGGCAACTCAGTGCAGATTATGCAGAGATACCATTTTGCTTCACATCTGAAGAGAATGTCAGTTATCGTTCGTATTCAGGAGGAGTATTTGGTGTTTGTGAAG GGTGCGCCAGAGACCATCCAAGATAGGCTTGTGGATGTGCCAGCACAATATATCGAAACATATAAGAGATACACACGCCAAGGATCTCGGGTTCTAGCCCTTGCATATAAACGACTTCCTGATATGATG GTCAGTGAAGCTAGGGACATGGAAAGAGATGCTGTTGAGAGTGACCTTACTTTTGCTGGGTTTGCG GTCTTCAACTGCCCCATTAGAGCAGATTCAGCCACCGTTCTCTTGGAGTTGAAGAATTCATCCCATGATTTG GTGATGATAACAGGTGATCAAGCTTTGACAGCTTGTCATGTTGCAGGCCAGGTGCATATTGTATCAAACCCAGTTTTAATTCTTGGTCGGTCAGGGACTGGTGACAAATACAACTGGGTGTCACCTGATGAGAAGGAGATCATACCCTATAG tgcaAAAGATATCGAAACCCTTGCAGAGACCCATGATTTATGTATTGGAGGTGACAGCATTGAAATGCTACAGGCTACGTCTGCTGTTTTGCTAGTCATTCCATTTGTTAAG gttttTGCAAGAGTTGCTCCACAGCAGAAGGAGCTGATCTTAACCACCTTCAAGGCGGTAGGCAGAGGAACTCTGATGTGTGGGGATGGGACAAATGATGTCGGAGCATTGAAGCAG GCCCATGTTGGAGTTGCTTTACTGAATACTATACCTCCCTCGTCTCCATCGGAATCTAAAGATGACAAGTCAAAGTCAAAAAAGTCCAAAACGCTACTAGAACCAGCAAGCAAAACCACAATTCAGAATGGGGAAG GATCATCGAAAGGAAAGATCCCTTCCCAAAACCGCCACTTAACTGCTGCGGAGTTGCAAAGACaaaagttgaagaagatgatggatgaACTAAACAGTGAGGATGGTGATGGGCGGTCAGCTCCCTTAGTCAAACTTGGGGATGCATCAATGGCGTCTCCCTTCACAGCTAAACATGCGTCGGTTGCCCCAGTGACAGACATAATCCGACAGGGTCGTAGTACACTTGTGACGACTCTTCAGATGTTCAAAATTCTCGGTTTGAACTGTCTTGCCACAGCTTATGTGCTGAGTGTCATGTACTTAGACGGTGTAAAGCTCGGTGATGTCCAGGCTACAATCAGCGGAGTATTAACAGCTGCGTTTTTCCTCTTCATATCTCATGCCCGACCGCTTCAAACCCTCTCTGCAGAACGACCCCACCCGAGTGTCTTCTCCTTGTacctcttcctctctctgtTAGGACAGTTTGCTGTTCACTTGACTTTCTTGATATACTCCGTGAAGGAAGCTGAGAAACACATGCCCGAGGAATGCATAGAACCAGATGCAAGTTTCCACCCTAATCTGGTGAACACAGTGTCGTACATGGTGAGCATGATGCTACAGGTTGCAACATTCGCAGTGAACTACATGGGTCATCCCTTTAACCAGAGTATCAGGGAAAACAAGCCATTCTTCTACGCACTCGTTGCTGGAGCAGGGTTCTTTACCGTAATCGCCTCTGATCTGTTTAGGGATCTGAACGATTCGCTGAAGCTGGTTCCATTACCTCAAGGTCTGAGGGATAAGCTTCTCCTCTGGGCTTCACTAATGTTCATCATCTGCTACTCATGGGAGCGTTTGCTAAGGTGGGCTTTCCCTGGTAAGATATCTTCTTGGAAACACAAGCAAAGAGCTGTCACTGcaaatctggagaagaagaagaaagtttga
- the LOC104706661 gene encoding probable manganese-transporting ATPase PDR2 isoform X2 yields MSSFRVGGKVVEKVDLCRKKHWVWRLDVWPFAILYSLWLTTIVPSIDFTDAFIAFGALAASHILVLLFTAWSVDFKCFVHFSKVTSIDQADACKVTPAKFSGSKEVVPLHFRSQMTGSASSGDLEEIFFDFRKQRFIYSRELGAFSKLPYPTKETFGHYLKCTGHGTEAKVAAATEKWGRNVFDYPQPTFQKLMKENCMEPFFVFQVFCVGLWCLDEFWYYSVFTLFMLFMFESTMAKSRLKTLTDLRRVRVDSQTVMVYRCGKWVKLLGTDLLPGDVVSIGRPSTHTGGEDKTVPADMLLLVGSAIVNEAILTGESTPQWKVPTVGVGSDEKLSIKRDKNHVLFGGTKILQHSPDKSFSLKTPDGGCLAVVLRTGFETSQGKLMRTILFSTERVTANSWESGLFILFLVVFAVIAAGYVLVKGLEDPTRSKYKLLLGCSLIITSVIPPELPMELSIAVNTSLIALARRGIFCTEPFRIPFAGKVDLCCFDKTGTLTSDDMEFRGVGGLSNCEEAETDMSKVPVRTLEILASCHALVFVDNKLVGDPLEKAALKGIDWSYKADEKALPRRGNGNSVQIMQRYHFASHLKRMSVIVRIQEEYLVFVKGAPETIQDRLVDVPAQYIETYKRYTRQGSRVLALAYKRLPDMMVSEARDMERDAVESDLTFAGFAVFNCPIRADSATVLLELKNSSHDLVMITGDQALTACHVAGQVHIVSNPVLILGRSGTGDKYNWVSPDEKEIIPYSAKDIETLAETHDLCIGGDSIEMLQATSAVLLVIPFVKVFARVAPQQKELILTTFKAVGRGTLMCGDGTNDVGALKQAHVGVALLNTIPPSSPSESKDDKSKSKKSKTLLEPASKTTIQNGEGSSKGKIPSQNRHLTAAELQRQKLKKMMDELNSEDGDGRSAPLVKLGDASMASPFTAKHASVAPVTDIIRQGRSTLVTTLQMFKILGLNCLATAYVLSVMYLDGVKLGDVQATISGVLTAAFFLFISHARPLQTLSAERPHPSVFSLYLFLSLLGQFAVHLTFLIYSVKEAEKHMPEECIEPDASFHPNLVNTVSYMVSMMLQVATFAVNYMGHPFNQSIRENKPFFYALVAGAGFFTVIASDLFRDLNDSLKLVPLPQGLRDKLLLWASLMFIICYSWERLLRWAFPGKISSWKHKQRAVTANLEKKKKV; encoded by the exons atGTCGAGCTTTCGCGTGGGAGGGAAGGTAGTGGAGAAGGTTGATTTGTGTAGGAAGAAACACTGGGTGTGGCGTTTGGACGTTTGGCCTTTTGCGATTCTCTATTCACTATGGTTGACTACGATCGTGCCCAGCATAGACTTCACTGATGCTTTCATTGCGTTTGGTGCTCTTGCTGCTTCCCACATCTTAGTCTTGCTTTTCACTGCCTGGTCTGTCGATTTCAAGTGTTTTGTCCACTTTAGCAAG GTTACCAGTATCGACCAGGCTGATGCATGTAAAGTTACCCCAGCCAAATTTTCTGGCTCTAAAGAAGTTGTGCCTCTTCATTTTCGTAGCCAA ATGACAGGTTCGGCATCCTCGGGAGACCTGGAAGAAATTTTCTTTGACTTCAGGAAGCAGCGTTTTATTTACTCAAGAGAGCTAGGAGCCTTTTCCAAGCTTCCTTACCCCACAAAGGAAACATTTGGTCATTATTTGAAATGTACTGGTCATGGTACTGAAGCTAAAGTTGCCGCTGCCACTGAGAAGTGGGGAAGGAATGT ATTTGATTATCCGCAACCTACATTCCAGAAGCTAATGAAAGAAAACTGCATGGAACCATTTTTTGTATTTCAG GTTTTCTGTGTGGGTCTTTGGTGCTTGGATGAATTCTGGTACTACAGTGTGTTCACACTATTCATGCTTTTCATGTTCGAGTCAACAATGGCCAAAAGCCGCTTGAAGACATTAACCGACCTAAGACGTGTTAGGGTGGACAGTCAGACCGTGATGGTGTATCGATGCGGGAA GTGGGTGAAGCTCTTAGGTACAGATCTGCTTCCAGGAGATGTTGTGTCCATTGGGCGACCTTCAACTCATACTGGAGGAGAGGATAAGACAGTACCAGCAGACATGCTTTTACTGGTAGGAAGTGCTATTGTAAATGAAGCCATTTTGACAGGCGAGTCAACTCCCCAATGGAAG GTTCCAACTGTTGGCGTAGGATCTGATGAAAAATTATCGATCAAAAGGGATAAGAATCATGTTTTATTTGGCGGTACTAAAATCTTGCAACATTCACCTGACAAG TCCTTCTCTCTGAAAACCCCTGATGGTGGTTGTCTAGCTGTTGTTCTCCGAACTGGATTTGAGACGAGCCAAGGAAAACTAATGAggacaattttgttttctacagAAAGG GTGACTGCAAACAGCTGGGAGAGTGGTCTGTTCATATTATTTCTAGTGGTATTTGCCGTGATAGCTGCGGGTTATGTTCTTGTAAAG GGTCTCGAGGATCCTACAAGGAGCAAATATAAGCTTTTGCTAGGCTGTTCACTCATCATCACCTCAGTGATCCCACCGGAATTGCCTATGGAATTATCCATTGCTGTTAATACATCATTAATTGCTCTTGCACGACGTGGAATATTTTGCACAGAGCCTTTTAGGATCCCTTTTGCTGGGAAG GTTGATCTGTGTTGTTTCGATAAGACTGGTACACTCACGTCAGATGACATG GAGTTCCGAGGAGTTGGGGGATTGTCTAATTGTGAAGAAGCAGAGACTGATATGAGCAAGGTTCCTGTACGCACATTGGAGATTTTGGCTTCTTGTCATGCCTTGGTCTTTGTAGACAACAAGCTG GTTGGTGATCCACTTGAGAAGGCTGCACTTAAAGGAATTGACTGGAGTTACAAAGCTGATGAAAAGGCCTTGCCTAGAAG AGGAAACGGCAACTCAGTGCAGATTATGCAGAGATACCATTTTGCTTCACATCTGAAGAGAATGTCAGTTATCGTTCGTATTCAGGAGGAGTATTTGGTGTTTGTGAAG GGTGCGCCAGAGACCATCCAAGATAGGCTTGTGGATGTGCCAGCACAATATATCGAAACATATAAGAGATACACACGCCAAGGATCTCGGGTTCTAGCCCTTGCATATAAACGACTTCCTGATATGATG GTCAGTGAAGCTAGGGACATGGAAAGAGATGCTGTTGAGAGTGACCTTACTTTTGCTGGGTTTGCG GTCTTCAACTGCCCCATTAGAGCAGATTCAGCCACCGTTCTCTTGGAGTTGAAGAATTCATCCCATGATTTG GTGATGATAACAGGTGATCAAGCTTTGACAGCTTGTCATGTTGCAGGCCAGGTGCATATTGTATCAAACCCAGTTTTAATTCTTGGTCGGTCAGGGACTGGTGACAAATACAACTGGGTGTCACCTGATGAGAAGGAGATCATACCCTATAG tgcaAAAGATATCGAAACCCTTGCAGAGACCCATGATTTATGTATTGGAGGTGACAGCATTGAAATGCTACAGGCTACGTCTGCTGTTTTGCTAGTCATTCCATTTGTTAAG gttttTGCAAGAGTTGCTCCACAGCAGAAGGAGCTGATCTTAACCACCTTCAAGGCGGTAGGCAGAGGAACTCTGATGTGTGGGGATGGGACAAATGATGTCGGAGCATTGAAGCAG GCCCATGTTGGAGTTGCTTTACTGAATACTATACCTCCCTCGTCTCCATCGGAATCTAAAGATGACAAGTCAAAGTCAAAAAAGTCCAAAACGCTACTAGAACCAGCAAGCAAAACCACAATTCAGAATGGGGAAG GATCATCGAAAGGAAAGATCCCTTCCCAAAACCGCCACTTAACTGCTGCGGAGTTGCAAAGACaaaagttgaagaagatgatggatgaACTAAACAGTGAGGATGGTGATGGGCGGTCAGCTCCCTTAGTCAAACTTGGGGATGCATCAATGGCGTCTCCCTTCACAGCTAAACATGCGTCGGTTGCCCCAGTGACAGACATAATCCGACAGGGTCGTAGTACACTTGTGACGACTCTTCAGATGTTCAAAATTCTCGGTTTGAACTGTCTTGCCACAGCTTATGTGCTGAGTGTCAT GTACTTAGACGGTGTAAAGCTCGGTGATGTCCAGGCTACAATCAGCGGAGTATTAACAGCTGCGTTTTTCCTCTTCATATCTCATGCCCGACCGCTTCAAACCCTCTCTGCAGAACGACCCCACCCGAGTGTCTTCTCCTTGTacctcttcctctctctgtTAGGACAGTTTGCTGTTCACTTGACTTTCTTGATATACTCCGTGAAGGAAGCTGAGAAACACATGCCCGAGGAATGCATAGAACCAGATGCAAGTTTCCACCCTAATCTGGTGAACACAGTGTCGTACATGGTGAGCATGATGCTACAGGTTGCAACATTCGCAGTGAACTACATGGGTCATCCCTTTAACCAGAGTATCAGGGAAAACAAGCCATTCTTCTACGCACTCGTTGCTGGAGCAGGGTTCTTTACCGTAATCGCCTCTGATCTGTTTAGGGATCTGAACGATTCGCTGAAGCTGGTTCCATTACCTCAAGGTCTGAGGGATAAGCTTCTCCTCTGGGCTTCACTAATGTTCATCATCTGCTACTCATGGGAGCGTTTGCTAAGGTGGGCTTTCCCTGGTAAGATATCTTCTTGGAAACACAAGCAAAGAGCTGTCACTGcaaatctggagaagaagaagaaagtttga
- the LOC104706661 gene encoding probable manganese-transporting ATPase PDR2 isoform X3 gives MSSFRVGGKVVEKVDLCRKKHWVWRLDVWPFAILYSLWLTTIVPSIDFTDAFIAFGALAASHILVLLFTAWSVDFKCFVHFSKVTSIDQADACKVTPAKFSGSKEVVPLHFRSQMTGSASSGDLEEIFFDFRKQRFIYSRELGAFSKLPYPTKETFGHYLKCTGHGTEAKVAAATEKWGRNVFDYPQPTFQKLMKENCMEPFFVFQVFCVGLWCLDEFWYYSVFTLFMLFMFESTMAKSRLKTLTDLRRVRVDSQTVMVYRCGKWVKLLGTDLLPGDVVSIGRPSTHTGGEDKTVPADMLLLVGSAIVNEAILTGESTPQWKVPTVGVGSDEKLSIKRDKNHVLFGGTKILQHSPDKSFSLKTPDGGCLAVVLRTGFETSQGKLMRTILFSTERVTANSWESGLFILFLVVFAVIAAGYVLVKGLEDPTRSKYKLLLGCSLIITSVIPPELPMELSIAVNTSLIALARRGIFCTEPFRIPFAGKVDLCCFDKTGTLTSDDMEFRGVGGLSNCEEAETDMSKVPVRTLEILASCHALVFVDNKLVGDPLEKAALKGIDWSYKADEKALPRRGNGNSVQIMQRYHFASHLKRMSVIVRIQEEYLVFVKGAPETIQDRLVDVPAQYIETYKRYTRQGSRVLALAYKRLPDMMVSEARDMERDAVESDLTFAGFAVFNCPIRADSATVLLELKNSSHDLVMITGDQALTACHVAGQVHIVSNPVLILGRSGTGDKYNWVSPDEKEIIPYSAKDIETLAETHDLCIGGDSIEMLQATSAVLLVIPFVKVFARVAPQQKELILTTFKAVGRGTLMCGDGTNDVGALKQAHVGVALLNTIPPSSPSESKDDKSKSKKSKTLLEPASKTTIQNGEGSSKGKIPSQNRHLTAAELQRQKLKKMMDELNSEDGDGRSAPLVKLGDASMASPFTAKHASVAPVTDIIRQGRSTLVTTLQMFKILGLNCLATAYVLSVMYLDGVKLGDVQATISGVLTAAFFLFISHARPLQTLSAERPHPSVFSLYLFLSLLGQFAVHLTFLIYSVKEAEKHMPEECIEPDASFHPNLVNTVSYMVSMMLQVATFAVNYMGHPFNQSIRENKPFFYALVAGAGFFTVIASDLFRDLNDSLKLVPLPQGLRDKLLLWASLMFIICYSWERLLRWAFPGKISSWKHKQRAVTANLEKKKKV, from the exons atGTCGAGCTTTCGCGTGGGAGGGAAGGTAGTGGAGAAGGTTGATTTGTGTAGGAAGAAACACTGGGTGTGGCGTTTGGACGTTTGGCCTTTTGCGATTCTCTATTCACTATGGTTGACTACGATCGTGCCCAGCATAGACTTCACTGATGCTTTCATTGCGTTTGGTGCTCTTGCTGCTTCCCACATCTTAGTCTTGCTTTTCACTGCCTGGTCTGTCGATTTCAAGTGTTTTGTCCACTTTAGCAAG GTTACCAGTATCGACCAGGCTGATGCATGTAAAGTTACCCCAGCCAAATTTTCTGGCTCTAAAGAAGTTGTGCCTCTTCATTTTCGTAGCCAA ATGACAGGTTCGGCATCCTCGGGAGACCTGGAAGAAATTTTCTTTGACTTCAGGAAGCAGCGTTTTATTTACTCAAGAGAGCTAGGAGCCTTTTCCAAGCTTCCTTACCCCACAAAGGAAACATTTGGTCATTATTTGAAATGTACTGGTCATGGTACTGAAGCTAAAGTTGCCGCTGCCACTGAGAAGTGGGGAAGGAATGT ATTTGATTATCCGCAACCTACATTCCAGAAGCTAATGAAAGAAAACTGCATGGAACCATTTTTTGTATTTCAG GTTTTCTGTGTGGGTCTTTGGTGCTTGGATGAATTCTGGTACTACAGTGTGTTCACACTATTCATGCTTTTCATGTTCGAGTCAACAATGGCCAAAAGCCGCTTGAAGACATTAACCGACCTAAGACGTGTTAGGGTGGACAGTCAGACCGTGATGGTGTATCGATGCGGGAA GTGGGTGAAGCTCTTAGGTACAGATCTGCTTCCAGGAGATGTTGTGTCCATTGGGCGACCTTCAACTCATACTGGAGGAGAGGATAAGACAGTACCAGCAGACATGCTTTTACTGGTAGGAAGTGCTATTGTAAATGAAGCCATTTTGACAGGCGAGTCAACTCCCCAATGGAAG GTTCCAACTGTTGGCGTAGGATCTGATGAAAAATTATCGATCAAAAGGGATAAGAATCATGTTTTATTTGGCGGTACTAAAATCTTGCAACATTCACCTGACAAG TCCTTCTCTCTGAAAACCCCTGATGGTGGTTGTCTAGCTGTTGTTCTCCGAACTGGATTTGAGACGAGCCAAGGAAAACTAATGAggacaattttgttttctacagAAAGG GTGACTGCAAACAGCTGGGAGAGTGGTCTGTTCATATTATTTCTAGTGGTATTTGCCGTGATAGCTGCGGGTTATGTTCTTGTAAAG GGTCTCGAGGATCCTACAAGGAGCAAATATAAGCTTTTGCTAGGCTGTTCACTCATCATCACCTCAGTGATCCCACCGGAATTGCCTATGGAATTATCCATTGCTGTTAATACATCATTAATTGCTCTTGCACGACGTGGAATATTTTGCACAGAGCCTTTTAGGATCCCTTTTGCTGGGAAG GTTGATCTGTGTTGTTTCGATAAGACTGGTACACTCACGTCAGATGACATG GAGTTCCGAGGAGTTGGGGGATTGTCTAATTGTGAAGAAGCAGAGACTGATATGAGCAAGGTTCCTGTACGCACATTGGAGATTTTGGCTTCTTGTCATGCCTTGGTCTTTGTAGACAACAAGCTG GTTGGTGATCCACTTGAGAAGGCTGCACTTAAAGGAATTGACTGGAGTTACAAAGCTGATGAAAAGGCCTTGCCTAGAAG AGGAAACGGCAACTCAGTGCAGATTATGCAGAGATACCATTTTGCTTCACATCTGAAGAGAATGTCAGTTATCGTTCGTATTCAGGAGGAGTATTTGGTGTTTGTGAAG GGTGCGCCAGAGACCATCCAAGATAGGCTTGTGGATGTGCCAGCACAATATATCGAAACATATAAGAGATACACACGCCAAGGATCTCGGGTTCTAGCCCTTGCATATAAACGACTTCCTGATATGATG GTCAGTGAAGCTAGGGACATGGAAAGAGATGCTGTTGAGAGTGACCTTACTTTTGCTGGGTTTGCG GTCTTCAACTGCCCCATTAGAGCAGATTCAGCCACCGTTCTCTTGGAGTTGAAGAATTCATCCCATGATTTG GTGATGATAACAGGTGATCAAGCTTTGACAGCTTGTCATGTTGCAGGCCAGGTGCATATTGTATCAAACCCAGTTTTAATTCTTGGTCGGTCAGGGACTGGTGACAAATACAACTGGGTGTCACCTGATGAGAAGGAGATCATACCCTATAG tgcaAAAGATATCGAAACCCTTGCAGAGACCCATGATTTATGTATTGGAGGTGACAGCATTGAAATGCTACAGGCTACGTCTGCTGTTTTGCTAGTCATTCCATTTGTTAAG gttttTGCAAGAGTTGCTCCACAGCAGAAGGAGCTGATCTTAACCACCTTCAAGGCGGTAGGCAGAGGAACTCTGATGTGTGGGGATGGGACAAATGATGTCGGAGCATTGAAGCAG GCCCATGTTGGAGTTGCTTTACTGAATACTATACCTCCCTCGTCTCCATCGGAATCTAAAG ATGACAAGTCAAAGTCAAAAAAGTCCAAAACGCTACTAGAACCAGCAAGCAAAACCACAATTCAGAATGGGGAAGGATCATCGAAAGGAAAGATCCCTTCCCAAAACCGCCACTTAACTGCTGCGGAGTTGCAAAGACaaaagttgaagaagatgatggatgaACTAAACAGTGAGGATGGTGATGGGCGGTCAGCTCCCTTAGTCAAACTTGGGGATGCATCAATGGCGTCTCCCTTCACAGCTAAACATGCGTCGGTTGCCCCAGTGACAGACATAATCCGACAGGGTCGTAGTACACTTGTGACGACTCTTCAGATGTTCAAAATTCTCGGTTTGAACTGTCTTGCCACAGCTTATGTGCTGAGTGTCATGTACTTAGACGGTGTAAAGCTCGGTGATGTCCAGGCTACAATCAGCGGAGTATTAACAGCTGCGTTTTTCCTCTTCATATCTCATGCCCGACCGCTTCAAACCCTCTCTGCAGAACGACCCCACCCGAGTGTCTTCTCCTTGTacctcttcctctctctgtTAGGACAGTTTGCTGTTCACTTGACTTTCTTGATATACTCCGTGAAGGAAGCTGAGAAACACATGCCCGAGGAATGCATAGAACCAGATGCAAGTTTCCACCCTAATCTGGTGAACACAGTGTCGTACATGGTGAGCATGATGCTACAGGTTGCAACATTCGCAGTGAACTACATGGGTCATCCCTTTAACCAGAGTATCAGGGAAAACAAGCCATTCTTCTACGCACTCGTTGCTGGAGCAGGGTTCTTTACCGTAATCGCCTCTGATCTGTTTAGGGATCTGAACGATTCGCTGAAGCTGGTTCCATTACCTCAAGGTCTGAGGGATAAGCTTCTCCTCTGGGCTTCACTAATGTTCATCATCTGCTACTCATGGGAGCGTTTGCTAAGGTGGGCTTTCCCTGGTAAGATATCTTCTTGGAAACACAAGCAAAGAGCTGTCACTGcaaatctggagaagaagaagaaagtttga